A part of Limihaloglobus sulfuriphilus genomic DNA contains:
- the rpsT gene encoding 30S ribosomal protein S20 has product MAHSLSAKKRVRQNAKKRIINRARKSQLKSETRKFEEALKAGDVDAAKEQYRLLVKKLDKVAATSTLHKGTAARRKSRLAKRLNAMASAKA; this is encoded by the coding sequence ATGGCACATTCATTATCCGCCAAAAAGAGAGTCAGGCAGAATGCCAAGAAAAGAATCATAAACCGTGCCCGTAAGAGCCAGCTCAAATCCGAGACCAGGAAGTTTGAGGAAGCTCTCAAAGCCGGTGATGTTGATGCCGCTAAGGAGCAGTACAGGCTCCTGGTCAAGAAACTTGACAAGGTAGCAGCGACCAGCACCCTGCACAAGGGTACCGCCGCACGCCGCAAGTCGAGGCTGGCCAAGAGGCTCAACGCTATGGCAAGTGCAAAAGCCTGA
- the prfB gene encoding peptide chain release factor 2 (programmed frameshift): MSEITLEIQEISDALKSLEARVATVREWLDLPAKLEQRKNLEDQMSQQGFWDNSETAQKVVSQISALKSVINPVREVTTGIEDSIELLEMAAEESDIETLKSIESDIAELEKKCEQIELAGTLSGPDDMSDCFFSIHAGAGGTESCDWASILLRMYLRYFDSNGYKYEELDITPGEEAGIRSITLKVSGPFAFGKLSCESGVHRLVRISPFDSQSRRHTSFTAIDVIPDAGGNVEIEIDEKDLRIDYYRASGAGGQHVNKTSSAVRITHHPTGIVVQCQNDRSQHKNRAEAMSMLRARLYMLEQQKRDDEINKLYGNKGEIAWGNQIRSYVMQPYQMVKDHRTDHQTGNVQAVLDGDLDGFIDSYLRYRAEKKHKNSA, from the exons ATTTCGGAGATAACATTGGAAATACAAGAAATAAGTGATGCTTTAAAATCACTGGAGGCCCGTGTCGCCACCGTCCGGGAGTGGCTT GACTTACCGGCTAAACTCGAACAAAGAAAGAATTTAGAAGACCAGATGTCTCAGCAGGGATTCTGGGACAACTCCGAAACCGCCCAGAAGGTAGTTTCGCAGATAAGTGCCCTTAAGTCTGTCATAAACCCTGTAAGGGAAGTAACTACGGGCATTGAGGATTCGATAGAGCTTCTTGAGATGGCGGCGGAGGAATCAGATATTGAGACCTTAAAGTCGATCGAGTCTGATATCGCGGAGCTCGAGAAAAAATGCGAACAGATAGAGCTTGCCGGCACTTTGAGCGGCCCCGATGACATGAGCGACTGTTTTTTCAGTATCCATGCCGGCGCCGGCGGAACAGAGAGCTGTGACTGGGCAAGCATCCTGCTGAGGATGTACCTTCGCTATTTCGACTCAAACGGCTATAAATACGAAGAACTGGATATAACTCCCGGCGAGGAAGCCGGTATCCGCTCAATAACATTGAAAGTCAGCGGTCCCTTTGCCTTTGGCAAGCTCTCTTGCGAATCGGGCGTTCACCGTCTGGTGCGTATCAGTCCGTTTGATTCACAAAGCCGCAGGCATACGAGTTTTACGGCAATTGATGTAATTCCCGACGCCGGCGGCAATGTAGAAATAGAAATCGACGAAAAAGACCTGCGAATCGATTATTACCGTGCCAGCGGTGCCGGCGGCCAGCATGTGAATAAAACAAGCTCCGCGGTCAGAATCACACACCACCCGACGGGAATTGTCGTGCAGTGCCAAAACGACCGCAGCCAGCACAAAAACCGCGCCGAGGCTATGTCTATGCTGAGGGCAAGGCTTTACATGCTTGAGCAGCAGAAGCGGGACGATGAGATTAATAAACTCTACGGCAATAAAGGTGAAATTGCCTGGGGCAACCAGATTCGAAGCTATGTAATGCAGCCCTATCAAATGGTTAAAGATCACCGCACCGACCACCAGACGGGTAATGTTCAAGCCGTTCTTGACGGTGATTTAGATGGCTTTATCGACAGCTATCTAAGATACAGGGCAGAGAAAAAACATAAAAACAGCGCATGA
- a CDS encoding SDR family NAD(P)-dependent oxidoreductase, which yields MSKRVLVTGGAGFIGSHLCERLLTEGAEVTALDDLSTGSIENLHGIKDNSRFSFVQGSVCDVELVDRLAKESDDIYHLAAAVGVQLIVDEPVRTIETNIHGSENVLHAAARNEARVLIASTSEVYGKSENVPFREDDDMLLGSTRFSRWSYACSKAVDEFLAFAFYQKYGLEVIVARFFNTIGPRQRGRYGMVVPRFVKAALNNEPVTIYGSGKQTRCFTYISDVIDGVIALMQCPDAAGEAFNIGSQSEISIESLADAAIRLSKSSSEKKYISYEQAYGRPFDDMMRRVPSIEKAAAMIGYSPKVSLEEAIVKVINYYKTVS from the coding sequence ATGTCAAAACGAGTTTTGGTTACCGGCGGAGCCGGTTTTATAGGTTCTCATCTATGTGAAAGGCTTCTAACCGAAGGTGCCGAAGTTACTGCGCTTGATGACCTGAGCACGGGCAGTATCGAGAATTTGCACGGGATAAAAGATAACAGCCGTTTTTCTTTTGTGCAGGGTTCAGTTTGTGATGTCGAGCTTGTAGATAGATTGGCGAAGGAGTCAGATGATATTTACCATCTTGCCGCGGCGGTAGGCGTGCAGCTTATTGTGGATGAGCCTGTCAGGACTATTGAGACTAATATTCACGGCAGTGAAAATGTTCTTCATGCCGCGGCACGAAATGAGGCACGAGTTCTTATCGCTTCTACCAGCGAGGTTTACGGGAAAAGTGAAAATGTACCGTTTAGAGAGGATGACGATATGCTGCTGGGCAGTACGCGGTTTTCACGCTGGTCGTACGCTTGCAGCAAGGCGGTGGATGAATTCCTCGCATTTGCGTTCTATCAGAAATACGGCCTTGAGGTTATCGTTGCCAGATTTTTTAACACTATCGGCCCCCGTCAGAGGGGCCGCTACGGCATGGTGGTCCCGCGTTTCGTGAAGGCGGCCTTAAATAACGAACCTGTAACAATCTACGGCAGCGGAAAGCAAACAAGATGTTTTACATATATATCAGATGTCATTGACGGTGTTATTGCTCTGATGCAATGCCCAGATGCCGCGGGCGAGGCTTTCAACATCGGCAGTCAGAGTGAAATATCGATCGAATCACTTGCCGATGCGGCGATACGGTTGTCAAAGAGCAGCAGTGAAAAGAAATACATTTCCTACGAGCAGGCATACGGCAGGCCGTTTGATGATATGATGCGCAGAGTACCGTCCATAGAAAAAGCGGCCGCAATGATTGGGTATTCTCCGAAAGTATCGCTTGAGGAAGCGATTGTAAAAGTAATAAATTATTACAAGACCGTCAGTTAA
- a CDS encoding 6-carboxytetrahydropterin synthase yields MPSLSREIRFTVNPFSSNRLKGANSYCSSPSGEGLGLFFGLWVEVGGDVDADTGFVVNLVDIDRLVRLNVVPVFVEKICEKYRNGREVSFCDIVELLKYSAQILKDKFSPQKLLSLKLFLNPYRTLRYLTESEKVIYYSEKFEFAAMHRLWNSSFSDEKNFRIFGKCANPNGHGHNYIAEVTAAVECGTEFEFGSFQKVVDENFISILDHKNLNADVEYFRTANPTLENITRFGWKVLKDRIVPARLHRIKVWENNRAFCSYEGEAESQ; encoded by the coding sequence ATGCCAAGTTTATCCCGTGAAATTCGGTTCACAGTAAACCCCTTTTCGTCAAATCGGCTTAAAGGGGCAAATTCTTACTGTTCCAGCCCGTCAGGCGAGGGGCTTGGTTTGTTTTTTGGATTGTGGGTAGAAGTAGGAGGAGATGTTGATGCTGATACAGGTTTTGTGGTAAATCTGGTAGATATTGACCGGCTTGTTCGTTTGAATGTCGTGCCGGTTTTTGTGGAGAAAATCTGTGAGAAATATAGAAACGGCCGGGAAGTCAGCTTTTGTGATATTGTGGAGCTGCTAAAATACTCTGCCCAGATTTTGAAAGATAAATTCAGTCCGCAAAAACTTTTGAGCCTGAAATTGTTCTTAAATCCTTATCGAACATTAAGATACCTCACGGAGTCTGAAAAAGTGATATATTATAGCGAAAAATTTGAATTTGCCGCGATGCACCGTCTGTGGAACAGCAGCTTTTCTGATGAAAAAAATTTCCGCATCTTCGGCAAATGCGCCAACCCCAACGGTCACGGCCATAATTACATTGCCGAAGTAACCGCAGCTGTTGAGTGCGGCACAGAATTCGAGTTCGGCAGTTTTCAGAAAGTTGTCGATGAGAATTTTATCAGCATACTTGACCACAAGAATCTCAACGCGGATGTGGAGTATTTCAGAACAGCAAACCCTACACTTGAAAATATAACACGTTTTGGCTGGAAAGTTCTCAAGGACAGGATCGTGCCGGCACGTCTGCACAGGATAAAGGTATGGGAAAATAACCGGGCATTCTGCAGTTATGAAGGCGAAGCTGAGAGCCAGTGA
- a CDS encoding helix-turn-helix transcriptional regulator has translation MKNQIKSEFAPGRAAPVKRSEYFYYEVSPNDRPGMAIVCGGYELCAADYEVKRNSYPYHVVEYIVRGRGTLEINGTVHPLSAGTIAVFSPGQSHHYLCDPSDPLEHIFLALTGEDAAGLFELSTFNSLGAIQSSDPQGSFELFMKIMETGLEKPPLSQELCCCYLKCVLLEQASANQMPRENGSPAVNSFFRAKNYIDRNFSELKGVGAVAESVGLNIRYLSRLFKRYINLTPSEYIMRLKLNRGGKLLLSTELPVKRIAEMVGFDDPYHFSRNFKNHHGLSPAKYRTAHIE, from the coding sequence ATGAAAAATCAGATAAAAAGTGAGTTTGCTCCCGGCAGGGCCGCACCTGTTAAGCGGAGTGAGTATTTCTATTACGAGGTGTCTCCGAATGACCGTCCAGGGATGGCTATCGTCTGCGGCGGTTATGAGCTTTGTGCGGCTGATTATGAGGTTAAACGAAACAGTTACCCATACCATGTTGTAGAGTATATAGTTCGCGGCAGGGGCACGCTCGAAATCAACGGTACTGTTCACCCTCTTTCTGCCGGCACAATAGCCGTTTTCTCGCCGGGGCAAAGCCATCATTATCTTTGCGATCCGTCAGATCCTCTGGAACATATATTCCTGGCACTTACAGGCGAGGATGCCGCCGGTTTGTTTGAGCTTTCCACCTTTAACAGTCTTGGTGCGATTCAGTCATCTGACCCGCAGGGAAGTTTTGAGCTTTTTATGAAAATTATGGAAACCGGCCTGGAGAAACCGCCGCTCTCACAGGAGTTGTGCTGCTGCTATCTTAAATGTGTTCTTCTTGAACAGGCCTCGGCAAATCAAATGCCCCGGGAAAATGGCTCTCCCGCCGTAAATTCTTTTTTCAGAGCAAAAAATTATATAGACCGCAACTTTTCGGAACTTAAAGGAGTTGGGGCAGTTGCCGAGTCTGTCGGATTGAATATAAGGTATTTATCCAGGCTGTTTAAACGCTATATTAACCTCACACCTTCCGAATACATAATGCGGCTGAAACTTAATCGCGGCGGCAAGCTGCTTTTGTCAACAGAGCTTCCGGTAAAACGAATTGCTGAAATGGTCGGATTTGATGATCCTTATCACTTCTCCAGAAATTTCAAAAACCATCATGGACTCTCGCCGGCGAAATACCGGACAGCGCATATTGAGTGA
- the folE gene encoding GTP cyclohydrolase I FolE, which yields MSDKKIKFDLPRIEAAVREILLAVGDDPEREGLKDTPSRVARMYAELFRGICEDPKKHTGRIFHEDYNEIVVLKDIPFSSTCEHHLMPFIGKAHLAYLPDNAVIGLSKLARIVDCFAKRPQIQERLTVEIADFLMESLNPKGVAVVIEASHSCMTVRGANKPGSSMVTSALRGIFIRDQRSRAEVLGLIHSK from the coding sequence ATGAGTGATAAAAAAATAAAATTTGATTTACCCAGGATTGAAGCGGCGGTTCGCGAGATACTTCTGGCGGTTGGCGACGATCCTGAACGTGAGGGTCTCAAAGATACGCCGTCCCGTGTAGCCAGAATGTACGCGGAGCTCTTTCGCGGAATTTGCGAGGATCCAAAGAAACATACCGGACGGATATTCCATGAGGATTACAATGAAATCGTAGTTTTAAAGGATATTCCTTTTTCAAGCACCTGTGAGCATCACCTCATGCCGTTTATCGGCAAGGCGCATCTTGCTTATCTGCCTGACAATGCGGTTATAGGGCTCAGTAAGCTGGCCAGAATCGTGGATTGTTTCGCAAAACGGCCGCAGATACAGGAAAGGCTGACCGTTGAAATTGCTGATTTTCTCATGGAAAGCCTTAATCCCAAAGGTGTTGCGGTTGTTATAGAGGCTTCGCACAGCTGCATGACAGTACGCGGGGCAAATAAACCCGGTTCGTCAATGGTAACCTCTGCTCTTCGCGGGATTTTCATCCGTGACCAGAGAAGCCGGGCGGAGGTTCTGGGCTTAATTCACAGTAAGTGA